Proteins encoded within one genomic window of Couchioplanes caeruleus:
- a CDS encoding RDD family protein, whose amino-acid sequence MSREYAGPVSRTIAYVLDAVIVAVLFTGAIAVAGVIATVLGVQELTRAVASGYLLVLPTLLACYHALFWALAGRTPAMALLGLRVVAVRSAHLSWPSAVVRAVVLTCFPIGAVWALVDRRRQAVHDKLARTVMIRVVR is encoded by the coding sequence GTGTCGCGGGAGTATGCCGGGCCGGTCAGCCGGACCATCGCGTACGTGCTGGACGCCGTCATCGTCGCCGTCCTGTTCACCGGCGCCATCGCCGTGGCCGGCGTGATCGCGACGGTCCTGGGCGTCCAGGAGCTGACCCGGGCCGTCGCCTCCGGCTATCTGCTGGTGTTGCCCACCCTGCTGGCGTGCTATCACGCCCTTTTCTGGGCGCTGGCCGGCCGGACCCCCGCCATGGCCCTGCTCGGCCTGCGGGTCGTCGCCGTCCGCTCCGCCCATCTGTCCTGGCCGTCGGCCGTCGTCCGCGCCGTGGTGCTGACGTGCTTTCCGATCGGCGCGGTGTGGGCCCTCGTGGACCGTCGGCGGCAGGCGGTCCACGACAAACTGGCCCGCACCGTCATGATCCGGGTGGTCCGCTGA